GACCCCTCGGGAGGAGCTGGGGTTGTGCCTGCCACCCCCAGCAGGTCACGTTCATGCCCATCTTCACCACCTCAGCAAAAGGCAAACAGAGACAGGATGCAGGGGCAGGAGGGGACCCTCAGTCTGGACCTTCTAGGGGCAGTGGCGCTGTTTGGCACCAGAACACAGTCACCCACCCAGTGTCCAAAACTGGCTCAGACCAAGAGATAGACGCCCCGTGACCAACGCCCACATCGGATATGCATGTACGTATGGGatatgcacacgtgtgtgtgtgcgcgcaccaGTGTGTGAGCAGCTGAGCAGGGCAGGTGCTGTGGACTAAAGTGCATCCCCCAAAACTCCTATGTGGAAGCCCTAACCCCGAACATGgctgtgtttggagatggggctttTTAGGAGGTCACAGAGGTTCAAGGAGGTCATTAGGTGGTTCCTGTTCCAATCTGTGTCCTCTTAGATAAAGGAAGAGTCTAGGGATGGCCCAGGGAGgacgtgaggacacagggagaggcCACCTCCGCAAGCTGGGGGGAGAGGCCTCTGGAGGACTCTCTTCACCCCTGCGGGCCCCTTCATCCCgagcttccagcctccagggctATGAGGAAACACGCTTGTCACATGTGCTCAGCGGTGGCAGCCCGGAGCACAGGCCCTGCTGGGTAGGCACTGGCCCTTGCATGTCTCCTGGGTGTGGCGTGTGCCTGTGTCCATGAGTGTGCGGGTCCTGTGGTCCTGCCTTGCCTGCAGGACCTATGTGTGCGGCTACCTGTACGAGTGCCTGGGCTGTGCCATGACTATCCTGGCCCGATTCCAGCCGTGGCCTGGGGCTGAAGGAGGCCTGCGTCCCTTCTGACAGCCAGGCGACCCTGCCTCCCCAGGTGACGGCCAACCTCTGAGGCCACCACTATCTGGGTTTAGGGTATTTCTGCAGGAATAGAAAAGACGGACACAACCCCTGGAGAACTCCCCGCAGCACGGACCTGGGCAGTCCCAGGACCGACTGAGGCAGAGCACGCATGCCAGGCCCCTGGGGCATGTAAAGGGAGAAAGAACACGCGCGTGCACGTGCCtgagcacacatacacacatgcacagatgcACGCGCAGGCACAGTCTCTTTCCTTGTACGCAAACACCTCTCTGGCACCACTGGCCGCCCTGAGGAGGCAGCTGGGGAGACCTCACTGTGTCCCTTTTGTACATTTTAACTGTGACCATGACAGGATCACCTATTCAGAAGttaatcttaaaagctgcaagtgGAGAGGGGCCTCCCaggagggaggagcagggagggggctggaaattcccctcctccccaggagcACAGGTAAGAGCTGAGCTCCCCTGGGCCCACCTTTGGGGAAATTCCAAGCCTTGGAGGCTCGTGGAGTGCAGGGGAGCTCTGGCCCCCCGCTGCCCGTGCCTGAGGGGCCTCAACACGgttcccctccccagcctccaaagtgCAGAGAGAGGGACCTGAGGGGCTTGAGGCACCCCAGGCAgggtgtgtgtgagcgtgtgcacCTCGACACAGGCATGCAAAGGACGACACTCTGGCATCTTCTGGAAGGCTTGGCCCAGCCTTCACACCCTGCCCCTCACTGAGGAAAACTTATATTTGCCAGCGGGTCTCTTCTGAGGTCCAGGTGGACTCGGGATCCTGGCAGGCAACACTGGGTGCTCTCCTTCCCAGGGCTTGCTCATCCCCACTACCCATGGCCACCCACAGCTGGACCAGTGGCCCACATCCACCCACAGGTAACCCAGGTGCACAGTTGCACCAGTGGGGCCGTGCGGGGCAGTTGCCAGGGAGAGCCTGCCTCGCTGCATCCACTGAGCTGGGTGGGGCCCAGCTCACCGCTCGACACAGCGGCATCAAGGGGTGGCCGAGAGCAGCTGACAGAGGCTGCTGCCCCCTGGGTACCGACTGGGCTCAAGGGGGTGGGCCCTGAGGGAGCCAGCGATCATCTGTGCGTCTAGCTCGGCCCAGCCTCGGTGGGGGCAGCACTGGGACAGGGAAGTTTAAGGCTGTTGCTACTGTGACCCCCTGACTCAGGCcacaggtgggggagggagagtccAGGGGGACAGCAGCCGTGATGGGATGTCCAGCTGCGCGGGCTGGGCGGGAACAGGCTGCAGGCTGGCCTCAAGCTGACTTACACCCCCACAGCCCAGGCGGGTACTGCTCGCTGGAGACCTCCCTCCCGCACATGCCCCAGGCTCGGTTCTTGTTTGTCTGGAAACCAGCCCAAGTGCCAACCCGCCTTCGCGGGCTGGCGggaaccccctccccccactgctTGGAAGTGGGTCTCTGTGGCAAAAGCCAGGTTACACAGGTAGCTCAGGGCAGGCTGAGGATGGGTGGGAGGTGTGCCCAGGAGCCCCCTTGTTCCTGTCTGGACAGCTGGGACACAGACCCCACGTGCCACAGAGGACACACACCAGCCATCCTAGCACACCCTTTTAAACATCCCGCTCAGACCCCAAACTTTACAGCACGCCTGCTGCCAACTCAGCAAACTCGACACAGCTATGGGAGCCCCCTGGCCCCATGTAGCCCCCCACCCGGGCCGGCCGCCTCACACCTCCTGCCTTGCCCCAGCCAGTGCCTGTCAGATCAGATTCGTATGTCAACCAAATGGCCCACCTCGAAAGCTGCCTCTGGAAGCCCTGGCCATAACTGTTCAAATTGTCactttgggtgtgtgtgtttttcaCCAAAAGGATGAAGCTGAGAGGAAGAGGTGACATCTTCTAAAGTAAATCAATGTGGCTCTCGTCACAGAAATGCCTGCGTTGTCTCAGGGACTGCACACCATATGCTCGGGGAGGACCCCACCCCAATGACCCCCGACCCCTCGACCAGGCTCAGCCACCCCCAGGAAGGAGCAGACACCCTCCCCTGAACTTCCTGGCTACTCATTTCCAGCGaagtacattttaattttgtctcaatctttcagttttcaaagaaacagcGGGAGTGGGGTAATTTCCCACGGTGCCCGTGAAGGGGCCCAGCCCGCACCTCACGCCCTGATGTGGTCAGCGCCTCTGGCAGAACGACTCCAGCAGTTCTCAGAAGCCAGACGCAGCAGTTTGGGGAACTGCAGGAGAAGTGGCCAAGCGCCGCAGCTGCAGCCCTGCCAGCCTAGCGCACGTCACACGAGCCCGGCCCAGGACGCACTGCACAGGGACGCGCGGCCCGTTAAAGCACATCTTTAATGCACCCGACTGTGGGCAGCAGGACGGAGGAAGGTTCTAGGCCAGCACGCGGCAGGGGGACGGGCGGCCGTGCCCGCGGGCGGCTCAGAACTCCTCGTGCACATTGCGGGCATAGTCCACCAGCTTGCTGCCCGTGAAGAACTCGCTGTACTTGAGAACCTCCTCAGGCTCCAGGTGGTGGTTCTGGTTCTCGTCAGCAATGGCGATCATCTGCTTGGCCTCGTTGAGGGCACTGTACTCGTTCATGGGGTCCATGTAGTTCTGCAACAGGCGCCGGGCAGTCAGTGGTCGgcagcctccctcccacccccttcgGCCTCCCGGGGCCTGCTGGGGTCTGTCCATCCAAGGGACACTTTGTCCCCATCCCCTCGCCAGGCCCCCAACCTGCACCCTGCAAATACGGAGGCCCTCGTGTGGTCTACCCAGCTTGACCCCACACTTGGAGACACAGCTGTGAGATAAAAGGGCCCAGGCCTGTACCCGGTGAGACCCCACGTGGACTCGAGTCAGCGTGAGCAGCATGAGGTCACGCCTCTTCCTCAGGAGAGAAGCCTCAAAGCTCTAACGCCCACAGAAGGCGGGTCCTTGTTTAAAACACCCCATTGGCCACAGGACGGGGATGGGGGCACCTTCTGTAACATTTGTGGAGATACCACAGATGGGAAGGACGTAGGGTAGGGAGAAGCCGGGACCCCAGAGCGCCTGTCGGGGCCTGCAGTGGGGCACAAGCACAGGACCCGGCGGGAGTGAGTTGGGCCCAGGATCCCCAAGCCCGGGTGTGTCCCACCAGGCAATCAGCAAGGGTCAGAGGACTATGGCATAAAACAAAATGACTCATTCGGCAGTGGGAAAGAAACAAGCCCCAAACACACTTGTCACTTGCGACACAGTGACAACACTTCAGAGGAAGGTGGCAGAAGCCAGCCAGGCTCCAGTCCATGGGGCAGAAAGCAACCCCACCTTGAGACGCTTTCCCTTCTGGTCCCGTAAAAAAGAGCTGTAAGAACCCGACCCCTCCCGTGGACAGAGCTGCCGTGTGCAGGGCTGGCCTAGAGCAGCTTCTCAGAGCAGGGAGAGGCCAAGCGACCATACAGGGACTAGCACCTTGCTGGGTTTTCCCATCTCCCTCATCTTTCTGAACATAATCACCAGTGATGCCCATGCTGGCCCGGTGGGCCCTCCCAGGAAAATCCATGCAATCAAATGCTGCGAGGTAAGTGACCAAGTGACCAGCCTTGGCCGACACCACGGCCAAGCTGTTGAGTCAGAGCAGGAGGCTTTCCTGGCCCAGGCCCACCTTGCAGGCTCCCCTTCCCGTGGCAGCCCTCTCCGGGGCTCAGCCAGAGTCCTCAGGGTCTGGCCCCATCCTCAAGGACACGCTGCATCCCCCAGGCCCTCCCCTCACCTCTAGCTCCTCCATGGTCACAATCCCATCGTGGTTGGAGTCTATCAGCTCCTCAaactctttctttctgtccttcacCCAGTTGTCATCAACATCCTGGCCCTGCTGGTTTTCGACGGTGCCCACGGGCAGGGAGATGAATTCAGGCAGAGACAACTGCTTGTCACCATCCTGGTCTGTGAGGCACCGGGGCATCAGATGCCTGCACAGATCGGGCCTCTCACAAAGCCCACCCTCCCACCCCGACCTGCAGGTGATGCCCCCGCCTGCTCATGAGCTGCAGACACCTGGCCCATGGGTGCCCGAGGTCCCTCTGCACTGAGAGACAGGCCTCACCCAGGTCCCGGACAATCTCCTTGACCATGAACTTGAGCATGCCCCGGCTGTGCTCAGGGTGGAGAAAGGACAGGAACTCGTCCTCGGTCAGCAGCAGGTCCGCAGGGGGGCTGTCCGCCTGATACCAGCGGTCTTTGAGGTTCTCCAGGACTTCCTGCGCTGAAAGAGGTACCGTCCACAAGCACATTGGCAGATAGAACGCCCACGTACAAGCCCGGAAAGTTCCGAGAGCTGCTGTCAACTCAGAGGGCCAGCACAGGCCACCCCAGGAGAGCACAGCCCTAAGGAGGCGATGCACAGACCTCCCCCAAAGACAGGCTAAGACCCACCCAGACAAGACCCAgatccccccaccccatctcaggTGTCCCCCCCAGACACAGGCCCAGACCCCGCCACCCCATCTCACATCCCCCCAGACAGGACACAGACCTAGACACGGCCCCGGACTCCCCAATCCCATCACAGGTGCCCCCCCAGACAGGGTCCATGTCCCCCCCAGTCACGGCCCCAGACCCTCCTATCTCAGGTGCCCCCCCCAGACACAGCTCCAgactcccccaccccatctcagGCACCCCGCCCTGGCTGCACTAGAGGCTGTCTGTCCCTCAGGAGCAATGGAAATCACGCTGTGGGTGACTCATCCTACACCAGAAGAGTCTGTAGGAACAAAGGCGTCACCTCATTCCTATCCGTGTCTTTCACGTGCAACATCACACGGAGGACAATGCTGAAGGAAAACCCGGTTTCCAGATATGACTGAGGTTGTGACTGGGCAGAGCTTCCCACGATCCTCGCTCTGACAGAGCCAAGCCTTGGGGCATGTGGTCCTCATGCTCCCCCACAGGAAGGTCCAGAGCTGCAGCTTCCCGCAAGTCCCCAAGTGTCCCTGGACGTCCCCATGTGCCCCAACATCCCTGAACATACCCGACATCCCTATGTCCCTGACATTCCCATGTCCCGACATCACTGTGTGTACCCCATCCCTGTGTGTCCAATACCCCTATGTCTCCTaatgtccccatgtccccccagTGCACCCGTGTGTCCCCAGATGACCCCACATGTCCCTCAACATCCCCATGTCCCCCAATATCCCCGTGTCTCCCAACATCCCCATGTCCTGACATCCTTGCGTGTCCCCCAACATCCCTGTATCCCCTGATGCCCCCACATATCCTCCGATGCCCCCATGTGTCCCCCCACATCCCCGTGTGTCCCCCTGTGCCCCCAATGCCCCCGCATGTCCCCTGACATCCCCATGTCCCCTGACATCCTCatgtcccccaacacccccacatATCCACCCATGTCCCCGCATGTCCCCACATGTCCCCCAACACCCCTGCGTGGCTCTCGATGTCCCTGTGTCCCCCTATGTCTCTGCATGTCCCCTGACATCCCCGCATGTCTCAACACAGAGCCCAGGCCTGTCTGAGTCCCCAGGCTAGAAACACAAAGTCTCACCCATCCCATCTTGCCACTCACTAGGGTCAGTGATCGATCAAGTCCTAGTGTCAAGGCCTCTACCAGAAAGCAGGTTGCTCAGCCCCAGATGCCCCAAGAAACCTGCAGGGCACCCCCCGGCTCTGCTGTGAGCCCTCCCAGCCTCCCAGTCACAACAGCACAGCTGAGCTGCCTctgcctgctgctgctccccAACCCACAGATGGGCCCACAGC
The sequence above is drawn from the Cynocephalus volans isolate mCynVol1 chromosome 8, mCynVol1.pri, whole genome shotgun sequence genome and encodes:
- the SDF4 gene encoding 45 kDa calcium-binding protein isoform X2; its protein translation is MASRQAPLGGLAPHCLCLLGVVLLMDASARPANHSSTRERVANREESEILPPDHLNGVKLEMDGHLNKDFHQEVFLGKDTGGFDEDVEPRRSRRKLMVIFSKVDVNTDRRISAKEMQRWIMEKTAEHFQEAVEENKMHFRAVDPDGDAQEVLENLKDRWYQADSPPADLLLTEDEFLSFLHPEHSRGMLKFMVKEIVRDLDQDGDKQLSLPEFISLPVGTVENQQGQDVDDNWVKDRKKEFEELIDSNHDGIVTMEELENYMDPMNEYSALNEAKQMIAIADENQNHHLEPEEVLKYSEFFTGSKLVDYARNVHEEF